The Arabidopsis thaliana chromosome 5, partial sequence genomic interval cataaacacacaaatccaaacaaatcCAAGCATAAGCGAACAAAAAAACCGGATCTATCAACACCAGCTCAgggaaacaaaactttttaagatGAAATCTCAAAATCCAAACACGAAACAAGTACCTGCGCTACATGATGTAGGTGGATCCTTCTGGAGATCCTTCAATTCCTTCAAGATCCGCTTCGACGCCATAtccaaaaacctaaaaatcaaaaatcaaacaaagattcTAAACGAATCAGAGAAGCTATAAATCCGTGAGAAATATAAGTAATAGATCCAAAAGCTACAGAGACAATACCTTTGATTTTTCGCGTAATCGGATTGGCGAGGTTTTCGCCTTTTTCTTCTCGtattagagagaagaagaaccaagaCTTAGgggaaaggaagaaaatagAGATGGTGGTGGACGAAAGACGAAGAATACGAATTATTCTCTGTGCTCACGTCTACAATAAATACCGTGTGGattatttactttctttgaCTAGTGGACTCTACTTTTAACCCTCTTATTATTCGGTGGACCTTGAAACGACGCGGCGCTTCTTAATTAAAACATCAAGTTGCATTGAAACGACATCGTCTTAAAAAGTCATCTAATCTAACGGTTGATATCCTATCCTTAAATCAAGTGGTATTGAAATCTAACGGCTGCGagtttattataaatttcaaatcaagTGGCATCGAAACGCGTTGCGATGAAGTCATATAATCTAACGGCTGagatttgtatcttttaatcGATCGAATCATTTGAAGCCACgtcttctctctcactttgGAGATTTTTCTAACGCAGAATCTGAGAATAAGCTAACCGATTCCGATTTCGAGTTCGTCGCCGGGAGGAATGAACCGGTTGAAGGAGCAAAAGGGGCCGAAGTTCGACGGCGAAGAATCACCTCCACctgattttgatgaagatcGAAGTGTGGGTGAGGTAGACGGAGGAGATCACACGCCATTCGCTGGAGGTAAAGTCAGAAGGAAAGCGTCTCGCTATAGAGAGCATCGTGGTGACTATCTTCACGTTTCTTCTCGTCCTGGATTGATGCGAATTCTGGAGAAACAAGGTTAGGTTTCTCCaaacttttggtttttatttgatgaatttgagatTGAGAGGCAATTTGTGAATCGAAGAACTTGGAGGAATAGTTGAATCAGCTGTAGAATTGTGGCATCGATTTATAGTTTCTTATGTGGTTGTTTGGATTGCTAATGATTGGATTCACCTTGAATTGCATGTGTTTGATGTTGAGAAGGTGATTCATTGTTGTTATAGGTGATACATCGATTCTTTTTGCTGATAAAGTTTTGAAGTTCACCGGCTCGGGGAAGATGAAACGGCGTATTTTTATCCTCACTGATTTTGCGATCTATCTAATTGATCCCGAGACTGAAGCTATGACCAGGAGAATTGCTTTGTCATCAGTAGAGAAGATGTGTTTAAGCAAATTGAGTGATAACTTCTTCGCTATCATTATTCCCACGGAATATGATCTCTTCATGGCCAGCACTAGGAAGACTGAGCTTGTTCAGGTCATGGTAGATGTCACTAAAAGTGCTTCTGACTATGAACTTGAAGTGCTTCTCTCTAACAGGTAACTATGACCgcaatttttggtttttgatgtCTCCTCTTTGAATGCTAATACCATGCACATGagaattgtttattttcatctCATTTCCTGATATTGACACTACAGGTATTGTGTTACTGAGAACTGATGTGGGTCTTTTTAGTCTCTGAAACTTAGTGAGCTCTGTTTCTTAAGTGACTTGGCTATTAGTTAGTGGTGAGACCAGAGGATCCACTTGTACCTATTAATCATATCTATATTTatggaagaagataaagaattAACACTTTTAGGAGATAACTACTGAAATTAGTACGTTGAGATACAAATGGTTAcaactatattttaaatactGTTAGATGACATATTCTAGTTTTGATTGAAACTGTTCTCAAATGGCAATCACGATAATAGTCCGTAGAAACATTTTGTATATCTCCCATATCGTAAAACTCAGCTATTGGTTTATATGTGCAGTTTGTGTTTTATACTGATAATGGTTTCTCCTTGTGTTCATTCCAGATTTGAGTACAATGCATCTGCCTCATTAGTAAAGGAAGTTTCTTTTGAGGAATCTGAAGGTTTGTATGAATAAGATTCTGGATATTGTGATTCAATCTAAGTTTGTGGTTAGTTTATTTGCTCATCAAGCTCTACCACTATTTTTCAGGGGGTATCAAGACCAAATTTGTGTGGAAGTGACTACATCTCAACTTTCCTCGCTGTTCATAAACTTTGGAGGGACCACTAGTAAGATCTGTTTCGACTTTCGAATGTCTTTTCTGTTGGTTACTAATAGCTGAAATCATGGTGGTATGTGTTGTTTATTATATTCTGTTTCGACTTTCGAAAATGTGAATGGATTCTTTCATGTAACACAAGACCAGTAGTGtcaatataagaaacaaatggTTACAagtatatttca includes:
- a CDS encoding myosin heavy chain-like protein gives rise to the protein MNRLKEQKGPKFDGEESPPPDFDEDRSVGEVDGGDHTPFAGGKVRRKASRYREHRGDYLHVSSRPGLMRILEKQGDTSILFADKVLKFTGSGKMKRRIFILTDFAIYLIDPETEAMTRRIALSSVEKMCLSKLSDNFFAIIIPTEYDLFMASTRKTELVQVMVDVTKSASDYELEVLLSNRYCVTEN
- a CDS encoding myosin heavy chain-like protein (myosin heavy chain-related; FUNCTIONS IN: motor activity; INVOLVED IN: biological_process unknown; LOCATED IN: plasma membrane; EXPRESSED IN: 25 plant structures; EXPRESSED DURING: 15 growth stages; CONTAINS InterPro DOMAIN/s: Myosin tail 2 (InterPro:IPR010926); Has 30201 Blast hits to 17322 proteins in 780 species: Archae - 12; Bacteria - 1396; Metazoa - 17338; Fungi - 3422; Plants - 5037; Viruses - 0; Other Eukaryotes - 2996 (source: NCBI BLink).), which produces MNRLKEQKGPKFDGEESPPPDFDEDRSVGEVDGGDHTPFAGGKVRRKASRYREHRGDYLHVSSRPGLMRILEKQGDTSILFADKVLKFTGSGKMKRRIFILTDFAIYLIDPETEAMTRRIALSSVEKMCLSKLSDNFFAIIIPTEYDLFMASTRKTELVQVMVDVTKSASDYELEVLLSNRFEYNASASLVKEVSFEESEGGIKTKFVWK